In Quercus lobata isolate SW786 chromosome 12, ValleyOak3.0 Primary Assembly, whole genome shotgun sequence, a genomic segment contains:
- the LOC115970262 gene encoding 7-ethoxycoumarin O-deethylase-like, with protein LSSLISSSLSHGNHQLLSSLLTLFIVIFTLSWYAWIYNTNKSHKRTSPHPLPPGPRGVPLFGNLLSLDPELHSYFAGLAQIYGPIYKLRLGNKLGIVVTSPSMARKVLKDQDITFANRDPTEAGRAATYGGSDIAWTSYGPEWRMLRNVCVLKLLSNTTLDSVYTLRRKQIREAVGYLYSRVGSPVNIGEQMFLTVLNVITNMLWGGTVEGEERSRVGAEFREVVSKMMEISVKPNISDFYPGLARFDLQGIKRQMDGLARRFDRIFDAIIDQRLKIDDEGGSKDKVSKDFLEFLLKLKDEGDSKTPLNMTNVKALLMDMVVGGTDTSTNTIEFAMAEIMNNPEVMRKTQQELEAVVGKDNIVEEFHIHNLPYLHAVMKETLRLHPALPFLVPHCPSKTCIVGGYTIPKGSQVFVKVWAIQRDPSIWENPLNFDPERFLNSEWDYSGSDFNYFPFGSGRQICVGVAMAERMVMYSLATLLHSFDWKLPQGEELDFTEKFGIGLKKKIPLVGIPTPRLIDISLYE; from the exons CTCTCTTCTCTGATCTCCTCCAGTCTTAGCCATGGAAATCACCAACTTTTAAGCTCACTTCTCACTCTTTTTATTGTCATCTTTACGCTCTCTTGGTACGCATGGATTTACAACACCAACAAATCTCACAAAAGGACCTCTCCACACCCACTGCCGCCAGGTCCACGTGGCGTCCCGTTATTCGGCAACCTCCTCTCTCTCGACCCAGAGCTTCACTCCTACTTCGCTGGCCTGGCCCAAATCTACGGACCCATATACAAGCTCCGTCTCGGCAACAAGCTTGGCATCGTGGTGACCTCACCTTCCATGGCTCGCAAAGTGCTCAAAGACCAAGATATCACCTTTGCAAACCGTGACCCGACCGAAGCGGGTCGGGCTGCTACCTATGGTGGGTCCGATATAGCATGGACCTCATATGGGCCTGAGTGGCGGATGTTGAGAAACGTTTGTGTGCTCAAGTTGCTTAGTAATACAACGTTGGACTCTGTTTACACGCTTCGTCGGAAACAGATTCGGGAAGCTGTTGGGTACCTTTATAGTCGGGTCGGGTCGCCCGTGAACATCGGGGAGCAGATGTTCTTGACGGTGCTGAACGTGATTACCAACATGCTGTGGGGTGGAACAGTGGAGGGGGAAGAGAGGTCTAGGGTAGGGGCAGAGTTCAGAGAAGTGGTGTCGAAGATGATGGAGATTTCGGTGAAGCCCAACATCTCGGATTTTTATCCGGGTTTGGCCCGGTTTGACTTGCAAGGAATAAAGAGGCAGATGGATGGGTTGGCCCGAAGGTTTGATCGGATCTTTGATGCTATAATTGATCAACGGCTGAAGATTGATGATGAAGGTGGGAGCAAAGACAAGGTCAGTAAGgattttttggagtttttgctgaaattgaaggATGAAGGTGATTCCAAGACGCCTCTGAACATGACCAACGTCAAGGCCCTTCTCATG GATATGGTGGTTGGTGGGACAGACACATCCACAAACACAATCGAGTTTGCAATGGCTGAAATTATGAATAACCCGGAGGTGATGAGGAAAACCCAACAAGAATTAGAGGCTGTAGTTGGCAAAGATAACATTGTAGAAGAGTTCCACATTCACAATTTACCATACTTACATGCTGTGATGAAAGAAACACTACGGTTGCACCCAGCCTTGCCATTTTTAGTCCCTCATTGCCCTAGTAAGACGTGCATTGTGGGAGGCTACACCATTCCAAAAGGGTCTCAAGTCTTTGTGAAAGTTTGGGCGATACAAAGAGACCCTTCTATTTGGGAAAATCCATTGAATTTTGATCCAGAGAGGTTCTTGAATAGTGAATGGGACTATAGTGGAAGTGACTTCAATTATTTTCCATTTGGATCTGGCCGACAAATCTGTGTTGGAGTAGCTATGGCTGAGAGGATGGTCATGTATTCACTTGCTACGCTTCTACATTCTTTTGATTGGAAATTGCCTCAAGGAGAGGAGTTGGACTTTACAGAAAAGTTTGGTATTGGACTGAAAAAGAAGATCCCTCTTGTTGGGATACCTACCCCAAGGTTGATTGATATATCTTTGTATGAGTAA